TCATGGCACCACTTAAAAAGTATATTATAGAATACTTTTCAAGGATAATTCACGACCAAATTCTTACCTTTACATTCAAAAGAACATTATAATGCACTTTATATCTATCATTGAGGCGATCAAAGCAAGGCGAGAATCACTCAGGGTTACGCAACAAGCATTATCAGACTTATCTGGTGTAGCACTGGGCGCTTTAAAAAAATTTGAGTCTGGCAAAGGCAATCCTACATTATCAACATTGAAAAAACTATGTGATGCCCTAGGCCTTGAAATCACCCTAAGCGTAAAAAAAAACACTAATCCATGAGAAGTGCGAAGGTTCTTTTTAAAGGAGAGGAAGCCGGTATTCTATTGCAAGATAACAACGGCGCATTTGAATTTCACTATCATAAAGAATGGGTAGAAGACAGTTCGAAACCTCCTATCAGTCTGACTTTACCAAAAACGATTCAGGCTTATCAGTCTGAATACCTATTCCCTTTTTTCTATAACATGCTGCCCGAAGGCTCCAATAAACAAGTGGTATGTCACCTAAACCGTATAGATCGAAACGACTACTTTGGCTTGTTGCTCACGATTGCGAAAAGCGACACGATTGGAGCTGTGACAATTATTAAAATCGAGAAGTAATGAACTTACCAGATATTCAATTTTGCCCGGGCACATTGGCGCCTGGCTACGACACTTATAGTAAGAATTGCCTGAAACGGGTCTTCGATGGCAAGCGTGTA
The genomic region above belongs to Dyadobacter pollutisoli and contains:
- a CDS encoding helix-turn-helix domain-containing protein translates to MHFISIIEAIKARRESLRVTQQALSDLSGVALGALKKFESGKGNPTLSTLKKLCDALGLEITLSVKKNTNP
- a CDS encoding HipA N-terminal domain-containing protein gives rise to the protein MRSAKVLFKGEEAGILLQDNNGAFEFHYHKEWVEDSSKPPISLTLPKTIQAYQSEYLFPFFYNMLPEGSNKQVVCHLNRIDRNDYFGLLLTIAKSDTIGAVTIIKIEK